In the genome of Leishmania braziliensis MHOM/BR/75/M2904 contig, possible fusion of chromosomes 20 and 34, one region contains:
- a CDS encoding putative ubiquitin-conjugating enzyme — protein MSARTVRRAHMDFARLKELASRGSSTIRAVDMADEQGGTASGDAFHWRIRVMPPAESVYHGTTYDILFTLPQQDYPFKPPVVRVLTHIFNPMIAENGAVCEGLLQNDDWKPTTPVTDVVARVVKAIFLEYRTYAVLNEKAAGIMSTTTPEEFQKHVQRTRASDSCT, from the coding sequence ATGTCAGCGCGCACTGTGCGGCGGGCGCACATGGACTTTGCCCGTCTTAAGGAGCTGGCTAGCCGCGGTAGTTCCACCATTAGAGCCGTGGACATGGCCGATGAGCAAGGAGGCACAGCTAGCGGTGACGCGTTTCACTGGCGCATTCGCGTTATGCCACCCGCTGAAAGCGTCTATCATGGCACGACGTACGATATCTTGTTCACCCTCCCCCAGCAAGATTACCCGTTCAAGCCGCCAGTGGTGCGCGTTCTTACCCACATCTTCAACCCCATGATAGCAGAAAACGGCGCCGTATGCGAGGGTCTCCTGCAAAACGATGACTGGAAGCCAACCACACCTGTCACGGATGTTGTAGCTCGTGTTGTGAAGGCGATCTTCCTCGAGTACAGAACTTACGCAGTGCTGAATGAGAAGGCAGCCGGGATAATGTCCACCACAACGCCTGAGGAATTCCAGAAGCAcgtgcagcgcacgcgcgccaGCGATTCATGCACGTGA